From a single Seriola aureovittata isolate HTS-2021-v1 ecotype China chromosome 18, ASM2101889v1, whole genome shotgun sequence genomic region:
- the LOC130186673 gene encoding heat shock protein 30-like: MLCSHGFQSALSPFSFYWPVRSLWPEVTPLLYQQDRLQRNLQELCSSLELMEKLQHNILEETKPFQSSVAVQPVSYQLEKEGEHFNLTLDTQGFSPEELSVRQVGRKLRVSGKTEKKQEDGKGSYSYRLQEFRQEFDLPEELNPEAVTCCLAPDGKLHIQAARAPCAEEAERELTIKRSLEDKTQQSVCSHTEDSSTETHNSTQDKPEHMD; this comes from the coding sequence ATGCTGTGCTCTCATGGAttccagtctgccctcagtccatTCAGCTTCTACTGGCCTGTACGCAGTCTGTGGCCAGAGGTCACACCTCTGCTCTACCAGCAGGATCGACTGCAGAGAAACCTACAGGAGCTGTGCAGCAGTCTGGAGCTGATGGAAAAACTTCAACACAACATCCTGGAGGAGACGAAGCCTTTCCAAAGCAGTGTGGCCGTGCAGCCAGTCTCCTACCagctggagaaagagggagagcacTTTAACCTGACTCTGGACACTCAAGGCTTTTCCCCAGAGGAGCTGTCTGTCAGGCAGGTGGGCAGGAAGCTGAGAGTCAGtgggaagacagagaagaagcaggaggacGGGAAGGGCTCCTACTCTTACAGACTCCAGGAGTTCAGACAGGAGTTTGATCTGCCTGAAGAACTGAACCCTGAAGCCGTCACCTGCTGCCTGGCTCCAGACGGGAAGCTCCACATCCAGGCAGCCAGAGCTCCATGTGCtgaggaggctgagagagagcTGACTATCAAGAGGAGCCTGgaggacaaaacacagcagagtgtgtgttcacacacagaggacagcagcacagagacacacaacagcacacaggACAAACCTGAACACATGGACTGA
- the LOC130186714 gene encoding heat shock protein 30-like, whose protein sequence is MLCSHGFQSALSPFSFYWPVRSLWPEVTPLLYQQDRLQRNLQELCSSLELMEKLQHNILEETKPFQSNVAVQPVSYQLEKEGKHFNLTLDTQGFSPEELSVRQVGRKLRVSGKTEKKQEDGKGSYSYRLQEFRQEFDLPEELNPEAVTCCLAPDGKLHIQAARAPCAEEAERELTIKRSLEDKTQQSVCSHTEDSSTETHNSTQDKPEHMD, encoded by the coding sequence ATGCTGTGCTCTCATGGAttccagtctgccctcagtccatTCAGCTTCTACTGGCCTGTACGCAGTCTGTGGCCAGAGGTCACACCTCTGCTCTACCAGCAGGATCGACTGCAGAGAAACCTACAGGAGCTGTGCAGCAGTCTGGAGCTGATGGAAAAACTTCAACACAACATCCTGGAGGAGACGAAGCCTTTCCAAAGCAATGTGGCCGTGCAGCCAGTCTCCTACCAgctggagaaagagggaaagcaCTTTAACCTGACTCTGGACACTCAAGGCTTTTCCCCAGAGGAGCTGTCTGTCAGGCAGGTGGGCAGGAAGCTGAGAGTCAGtgggaagacagagaagaaacaggAGGACGGGAAGGGCTCCTACTCTTACAGACTCCAGGAGTTCAGACAGGAGTTTGATCTGCCTGAAGAACTGAACCCTGAAGCCGTCACCTGCTGCCTGGCTCCAGACGGGAAGCTCCACATCCAGGCAGCCAGAGCTCCATGTGCtgaggaggctgagagagagcTGACTATCAAGAGGAGCCTGgaggacaaaacacagcagagtgtgtgttcacacacagaggacagcagcacagagacacacaacagcacacaggACAAACCTGAACACATGGACTGA